The Cucumis sativus cultivar 9930 unplaced genomic scaffold, Cucumber_9930_V3 scaffold40, whole genome shotgun sequence genome contains a region encoding:
- the LOC116405878 gene encoding uncharacterized protein LOC116405878, translated as MGRDGDWRWPLVYLDLMDIWDRVQGVRLSPSVEDRWVWVPGSHDSFSITSAWETIRPHSSRVGWSGLLWGGGNIPKHSFCAWLAIRDRLGTRGRLSRWDRSIPLSCLLCGGNYESRDHLFFSCHFGWEIWSRILLLKSSSHRTGYWGVELSWIYNQGIGKSVRRKLWRLLWCATIYFIWQERNHRLHGGSIREPLVVFQLIRSCIKVRAASWSDGVHGLI; from the coding sequence ATGGGTCGGGATGGTGATTGGAGGTGGCCACTTGTTTATTTGGATTTGATGGACATTTGGGATAGGGTTCAGGGAGTGAGGCTGAGTCCGAGTGTTGAGGATAGGTGGGTTTGGGTGCCGGGGAGTCATGATAGTTTTTCGATCACCAGTGCGTGGGAGACTATTCGTCCTCATAGTAGTAGAGTTGGCTGGTCGGGTTTACTATGGGGTGGGGGAAATATTCCTAAGCACTCCTTTTGTGCTTGGTTGGCCATCAGGGATAGGTTGGGTACTAGAGGTAGGTTAAGTCGGTGGGATAGGTCGATTCCTTTATCGTGTTTGCTTTGTGGAGGGAACTATGAGTCTcgtgatcatttgtttttttcttgtcattttgggTGGGAGATTTGGTCGAGGATCCTTTTGCTTAAGTCATCTTCTCATAGAACCGGTTATTGGGGGGTTGAGTTATCTTGGATTTATAATCAGGGTATTGGGAAGAGTGTGAGGAGAAAACTGTGGCGCcttctctggtgtgctacaatttatttcatttggcaggAGCGAAATCATCGTCTTCATGGAGGTTCTATTCGGGAGCCTCTGGTTGTATTCCAGCTCATTCGGTCGTGTATTAAAGTGCGTGCTGCTTCTTGGTCGGATGGTGTTCATGGTcttatttaa